TCCATCGCAATGCCGCGCCCTGCGCCGCGGCTGGCCCCCGTGACCACCGCAATGCAGTCCTTCAGCGGGCGGCTCGTGTTCTCGTTCTGCGTCATCCGGTGCTCCTTGGTTTGAACGCCGACGAAGATAGTTCGCGTTCAGCCGGGCGTCTTGGAAGAACCCGAAATCGCGTGCCCCATGAACTCGGTCGGCGTGACGCCGCAGAGCGCGCGGAATTCGTTGACCAGGTGCGACTGGTCGTAGAAGCCGCTCTCGACCGCGACATCGGCCCAAGCCGGCGCGGGTTGCAGGCGCAGCGCGCGCAGGCAGTCGTGCAGCCGCGCCAATCGCGCCCAGGCGCGCGGCGACAGCCCGACGTGCGCATGAAAAAGCTGCTGCAGCCGCCTCTCACCGACGCCGACGGCCGCTGCCACGTCGCGCAAGGGCTTCCGACCGCCTGATTCCGCGATGAGGCGGGCGGCGTGCATCGCGGCGGTATGAACGGCGCCGCCACCATCGCGCAGCCGGCGCTCCAGCGCGGCCTGGAGCAACGTCGCTCGCGTCGCATCGTCGGGCGCTTGGGCCATGCGTTCGAGCAACTCGGCCGCACCGCCTTGCCAGAGTTCGTCCAGGTGAACGGCCTGGCCTGCAATCTCGCCGGCCGGCAAGCCCAGCAGCGCAGCCGCCGCCCCGGGCCGCAGCGTGACGGACATGCCCTCCACCTTGTCGCGCATGCGCACCACGACCGGCGCGGCGGAAGCGCCGATCGCCTCCACCGGCAGCCCCGCACCATCGCCCGCGGAAGGCGCATCGCCGAGGTTGAAGACCAGGCGCACCGCGCCATCGGGCAGCACGCGTTCATGCACCTCGTGCCCCGCGGCGAAGGTCTCGCGGTACAGCAGGATGTGGGAGACATGCGGGCGCAGCGCCGCACTCACCGGCACTGCGCGCAGCGTGCCGGCGGGCACGCCCGATTCCGGTCCGTGCAGCGGGTCGTCGTCGAGCCGGAGGAAGAGGCGTTCACCCATCGGCCCATTGTGTTGAAAAACCCGGCCGGGCGCGAGCCGGCCATGCTGACGGAAAATCGCCGGCTCGCATGCCTTCCGCCACCGCCCTCCCCGTTCTCTATTCGTTCCGCCGCTGCCCCTATGCGATGCGCGCCCGGCTCGCGTTGATCGCGAGCGACACGCACTGCGAGCTGCGCGAAATCGTGCTGCGCGACAAGCCCGCCGAGATGCTGGCCGCTTCGCCCAAGGGCACCGTGCCCGTGCTGGTGATGGCCGACGGTGCGGTGCTCGAACAGAGCCTGGACATCATGCT
This region of Variovorax sp. RKNM96 genomic DNA includes:
- a CDS encoding helix-turn-helix transcriptional regulator: MGERLFLRLDDDPLHGPESGVPAGTLRAVPVSAALRPHVSHILLYRETFAAGHEVHERVLPDGAVRLVFNLGDAPSAGDGAGLPVEAIGASAAPVVVRMRDKVEGMSVTLRPGAAAALLGLPAGEIAGQAVHLDELWQGGAAELLERMAQAPDDATRATLLQAALERRLRDGGGAVHTAAMHAARLIAESGGRKPLRDVAAAVGVGERRLQQLFHAHVGLSPRAWARLARLHDCLRALRLQPAPAWADVAVESGFYDQSHLVNEFRALCGVTPTEFMGHAISGSSKTPG